The following is a genomic window from Moorella sp. Hama-1.
TGGCTTCTATAATCGAGGCTGGTCCGGTAACTACGTCACCGGCGGCGTAAATACCTTCTTTCCCGGCAGCCAGGGTTTCCCTGCAAGCTTCGATTTGACTGCCTTCGCCTTTGGTCAGGCCCCAGTTTTTAGGTACGTCAGGCACCTGGCCGATAGCGACGATGATCTGGTCAAACTCGGTCGTAAAATCGCTGCCAATAACAGGTACCGGTTTTGGCCTGCCGCTGGCGTCCTTACCCTTAAGCTGCATCCGCTGGCAGGTCAGGGCTACACTGTCATCCCCTTGTGCTATATTAACTGGCGCCGCCAGGAACTCAATTGCCACCCCTTCCTCCAGGGCTCCATTAACCTCTTCCTCACTGGCGGGCATCTCTGCCCGGGTTCGGCGGTAAAATATGGTGACATTCTTGGCGCCCAGGCGGCGGGCCGTCCGGGCGGCATCTATAGCTGTGTTGCCGCCGCCGATTACGGCTACCGTTTTCCCAATAGATACTGATTGACCGCCATTAACTGCCTGCAATAAATCCAACCCGTCCTTGACTCCCGGCAGATCTTCTCCGGGGATGCCCAGTCTGCTACTCTTCCAGCTCCCGCAGGCCACCAGGACGGCGTCATAATCTTTTCTAAGATCTTCTAGAGAAGTAACCGGACTATTAACTTTAATCTCAACACCGGCAGCCTGGATAGCCTTGATTTCTTTATCTAAAATTTCCCTCGGCAGGCGATAGGCCGGGATCCCATAACGCATCATGCCACCTGCCTCAGGCTTGGCCTCAAAAACCGTAACCTGGTGGCCGCGGCGGGCCAGGTAATAGGCTGCCGTCAGCCCGCTGGGACCAGCACCGATGACGGCTACTTTTTTACCTGTTGCTACCTGGCTGGCTCCACCCTGGCAGCGACCCTCCACTGCACCGTTTTCTGCTGCAAAACGCTTTAATAACCTGATAGCCACCGGTTCATCCAGCTGGTTGCGGGCACACTTGCTTTCGCAGGGGTGCACGCAGGCATAGCCGCAGATAGCAGGGAAAGGAATACTTTCCCTGATGACCCCCAGTGCTTTTTGCAATTCTCCTTGCTGGATATACCTGACATAGCGCGGTACATCGACGCCGGCAGGGCAGGCCTCCTGGCAGGGGGCCATTTTTCTACAATTTGCTTCTCCCATGTTCGGTTGCACTCCTTTCCATTTCCTTAATTCATCATGAGAACAATTTTCTCTCCAGGCAGTTTTAATGATAAAATAGCCTAGATTGTACAAGTTACTTCAATCATTTTTTACATTGTCTCCCTCCTCCTCTATATATTTTAAGTTAATTACTTTCTAATGGTAAATTAAAGATTTTTATCGTTATATAATCATGTCTTATCTATAGATAAGTTTTATATATTATTTTAGAGAAGCAATTATCCTATACTTAAGTTATACTCCCTCTATTCGTGACATTGAACTATATACCACGGTCGATTCTGGATTGACTATTAAAATTGTCAGAGCTCCAATAAGAAGCAGACAATTACTTACCATAAACGGCAGTATCCAAGAATTGGTGGCATCCACAATCGCCCCGAAAATTACCGGGGAAACCATCCCAGCTACCCCAAAACCTGTATTCATAATACCAGAAACTGTCCCAGAAAATTCGGTACCGCCTAGATCCATTGATGTTGCCCAAAGATTTGCATTAGCACATTCAAGAAAGAAAAAGGCAATGGTTAAATAAATAACAGCAGCGATACCATTGGGTGTAAATGCGCCAAATAAAGTAAAAACGAGTGACATAAGCATGGCTCCACAAACAGTCAGCCGTCGGGCGATCTTCAAACTACCAGTTTTTTTCCATAGGTAATCAGAAAGCACTCCGCCGACAATATCTCCTAACATGCCACCTAATAAAGGAAGCATGGCATAAAAACCCATTTTAACGATGGCAAAATGACGTCCATTAACCAAATATGTTGGAAGCCAGGTGAGATAAACCCATAGGCTGTAGCCATAACAGAAATCTGAAAAAACCAATGCCCAAATATCCTTACTACGTACAATCTTGTGCCATGGTATGGTAT
Proteins encoded in this region:
- a CDS encoding FAD-dependent oxidoreductase produces the protein MGEANCRKMAPCQEACPAGVDVPRYVRYIQQGELQKALGVIRESIPFPAICGYACVHPCESKCARNQLDEPVAIRLLKRFAAENGAVEGRCQGGASQVATGKKVAVIGAGPSGLTAAYYLARRGHQVTVFEAKPEAGGMMRYGIPAYRLPREILDKEIKAIQAAGVEIKVNSPVTSLEDLRKDYDAVLVACGSWKSSRLGIPGEDLPGVKDGLDLLQAVNGGQSVSIGKTVAVIGGGNTAIDAARTARRLGAKNVTIFYRRTRAEMPASEEEVNGALEEGVAIEFLAAPVNIAQGDDSVALTCQRMQLKGKDASGRPKPVPVIGSDFTTEFDQIIVAIGQVPDVPKNWGLTKGEGSQIEACRETLAAGKEGIYAAGDVVTGPASIIEAIAQGKKAAGAMDKFLGGTGELARTEAAATGEVEAPEVLTITERTYVPILPLRERLHSFAPVELGFDTSRAQKEAKRCLACDRRCYKVEVDPHGCKECGYCANVCTLGVYAPADYFNDRGYKPMVAVHPEKCMGCLKCFFVCPDFAISIEKNA